The following are encoded in a window of Methylocystis rosea genomic DNA:
- a CDS encoding substrate-binding domain-containing protein: protein MIRFTHRRGFSALLSTGWAAAILFVAAPASAQHMGPDAGAKGDDNQGSIELVDPKTLRVCADPNNLPFSNDKGEGFENKIAEFLAKKLGKDLAYTYYPGATGFVRNTLNAHLCDVILGMPQGNDLVQTTNPYYRTTYAIVTRAGSELDGVKTLDDPRLKEKPHRIGLVANTPPGNVLAMNGLMASVKPYALMVDTRVESSGAAMMHDLEKGEIDVALLWGPIAGYYAKQSSVKLNVSPLPETPGARMAFRIGFGVRHSDQNWKRELNTLIAQNKIELERILRDFEVPLLDESGHAITVP from the coding sequence ATGATCCGCTTCACGCATCGGCGCGGTTTTTCCGCGCTGCTCTCGACGGGCTGGGCCGCCGCAATCCTCTTTGTGGCGGCCCCCGCCTCGGCGCAGCATATGGGGCCCGACGCCGGCGCCAAGGGCGACGACAATCAGGGTTCGATCGAACTCGTCGATCCCAAGACGCTGCGCGTGTGCGCCGATCCGAACAATCTTCCCTTTTCAAACGACAAGGGCGAAGGCTTCGAGAACAAGATCGCCGAATTCCTCGCCAAGAAGCTCGGCAAGGATCTCGCCTATACTTATTATCCGGGCGCTACGGGCTTTGTGCGCAACACGCTCAACGCGCATCTTTGCGACGTCATCCTCGGCATGCCGCAGGGCAATGACCTCGTGCAGACCACCAATCCCTATTACCGGACGACCTACGCCATCGTGACCCGGGCGGGCTCGGAGCTTGACGGCGTCAAGACGCTCGACGATCCCCGTCTGAAGGAAAAGCCGCATCGCATCGGCCTTGTCGCCAACACGCCGCCCGGCAATGTGCTGGCGATGAATGGTCTGATGGCGTCGGTGAAGCCCTATGCGCTGATGGTCGACACGCGCGTCGAATCCTCCGGCGCGGCGATGATGCATGATCTCGAAAAGGGCGAGATCGACGTCGCGCTGCTGTGGGGACCGATCGCCGGCTACTACGCCAAACAATCGAGCGTGAAGCTCAATGTCAGCCCTCTGCCGGAGACGCCCGGCGCCCGCATGGCCTTCCGCATCGGCTTCGGGGTTCGCCATTCCGATCAGAACTGGAAGCGCGAACTCAATACGCTGATCGCCCAAAACAAGATCGAGCTGGAGCGCATCCTTCGCGATTTTGAAGTCCCGTTGCTCGATGAGTCGGGACATGCGATCACCGTTCCGTGA
- a CDS encoding c-type cytochrome, methanol metabolism-related — MCVGTSAMAEAPGDPKAVKSTDGKYFDAKGDPTFNVGPDGKVDWYTFSGYRRYHAECHVCHGPNGGGSTYAPALKDSVKRFDYAEFAGIVIGGRQNGNSVMPAFADNKNASCYIDDLYVYLRALSTGAIEPGRPGKKEDRPEAFAKAETECMNQK, encoded by the coding sequence ATGTGCGTGGGGACCTCCGCAATGGCCGAGGCGCCGGGAGACCCCAAGGCCGTCAAATCGACCGACGGCAAATATTTCGACGCCAAAGGCGACCCCACCTTCAACGTCGGCCCCGACGGCAAGGTGGACTGGTACACCTTCTCCGGCTATCGCCGTTATCACGCGGAATGCCACGTCTGCCACGGCCCCAATGGCGGCGGCTCGACCTATGCGCCGGCGCTCAAGGATTCGGTGAAGCGGTTCGACTATGCCGAGTTCGCCGGCATCGTCATCGGCGGCCGCCAGAACGGCAACAGCGTTATGCCGGCCTTCGCCGACAACAAGAACGCCTCCTGCTACATCGACGATCTCTATGTCTATCTGCGCGCCCTCTCGACCGGCGCCATCGAGCCCGGCCGTCCGGGGAAAAAGGAAGACCGCCCGGAGGCCTTCGCCAAGGCCGAGACCGAGTGCATGAATCAGAAGTAG
- the xoxF5 gene encoding lanthanide-dependent methanol dehydrogenase XoxF5 — MHKLLLSTSVAVLALAGAAKADDLQTLQKDPKQWVMPTGDYANLRHSALKQITTENVGKLAPAWQFSTGVLRGHEGAPLVIGDVMYLHTPFPNNVYALDLKDPDHKILWKYEPKQDPSVVPVMCCDTVNRGLAYGDGKIFLAQADTTLVALDAKSGKLLWSVKNGDPSKGQTSTAAPHVFKDKVFVGIAGGEFGVRGHITAYDVKTGQQVWRGYSMGPDADTLIEPGKTTHLGKPVEKDSGITTWEGDQWKIGGGTTWGWYSYDPDLNLVYYGSGNPSTWNPKQRPGDNRWSMTIWARDLDTGKAKWVYQMTPHDEWDYDGINEMILADQDMGGQKRKTLVHFDRNGFAYTLDRVTGELLVAEKFDPAVNWASKVDMDKNSKTYGRPLGVAKYSTEQNGEDVNTQYVCPAALGSKDQQPASYDATTGLFLVPTNHVCMDYEPFRVSYTAGQPYVGATLEMFPAGKDKGETHTGNFIAWDAKVGKIVWSNKEQFSVWGGATSTDGGVTFYGTLEGYLKAVDTKTGKELYKYKTPSGIIGNVTTYESGGKQYVAVLSGVGGWAGIGLAAGLSKSNEGLGAVGNYASLANYTALGGVLTVFALPN, encoded by the coding sequence ATGCATAAACTGTTGTTGTCGACTTCGGTGGCCGTACTCGCGCTCGCCGGCGCGGCGAAGGCCGACGATTTGCAGACCCTGCAGAAAGACCCCAAGCAGTGGGTGATGCCGACGGGTGATTACGCCAACCTGCGCCATTCCGCTCTTAAGCAGATCACGACCGAGAACGTCGGCAAGCTCGCGCCGGCGTGGCAGTTTTCGACCGGCGTTCTGCGCGGCCATGAAGGCGCGCCGCTCGTCATCGGCGACGTCATGTATCTGCATACGCCGTTCCCCAACAACGTCTATGCGCTCGACCTGAAGGATCCGGACCACAAGATCCTCTGGAAATACGAGCCCAAGCAAGATCCGTCGGTCGTGCCGGTGATGTGCTGCGACACGGTCAACCGCGGTCTCGCCTATGGCGACGGCAAGATTTTCTTGGCGCAGGCCGACACCACGCTCGTCGCGCTCGACGCCAAATCCGGCAAGCTCCTCTGGTCGGTCAAGAACGGCGACCCCTCCAAGGGCCAGACCTCGACCGCGGCGCCGCATGTCTTCAAGGACAAGGTGTTCGTGGGCATCGCCGGCGGCGAATTCGGCGTGCGCGGCCACATCACGGCCTATGACGTGAAGACCGGCCAGCAGGTGTGGCGCGGCTATTCGATGGGCCCCGACGCGGACACGCTCATCGAGCCGGGCAAGACCACCCATCTCGGCAAGCCGGTCGAGAAGGACTCAGGGATCACGACTTGGGAAGGCGATCAGTGGAAGATCGGCGGCGGCACCACCTGGGGCTGGTACAGCTACGATCCGGACCTCAATCTCGTCTACTACGGCTCGGGCAATCCCTCGACCTGGAACCCCAAGCAGCGTCCGGGCGACAATCGCTGGTCGATGACCATCTGGGCGCGCGACCTCGACACCGGCAAGGCGAAGTGGGTTTACCAGATGACGCCCCACGACGAGTGGGACTATGACGGCATCAACGAGATGATTCTCGCTGACCAGGACATGGGCGGCCAGAAGCGCAAGACTCTCGTCCACTTCGACCGCAACGGCTTCGCCTATACGCTTGACCGCGTCACCGGCGAGCTGCTCGTCGCCGAGAAATTTGATCCGGCGGTGAACTGGGCGAGCAAGGTCGATATGGACAAGAACTCCAAGACCTATGGCCGTCCGCTCGGCGTGGCGAAATATTCGACCGAGCAGAACGGCGAAGACGTCAATACGCAATATGTCTGCCCGGCGGCGCTTGGCTCCAAGGACCAGCAGCCGGCGAGCTACGACGCGACGACGGGACTGTTCCTGGTGCCGACCAACCATGTCTGCATGGACTATGAGCCGTTCCGCGTGAGCTATACGGCGGGCCAGCCCTACGTCGGCGCGACGCTGGAAATGTTCCCGGCGGGCAAGGACAAGGGCGAGACCCACACCGGCAACTTCATCGCCTGGGACGCCAAGGTCGGCAAGATCGTCTGGTCCAATAAGGAGCAGTTCTCGGTCTGGGGCGGCGCCACGTCGACGGACGGCGGCGTCACCTTCTACGGCACGCTCGAGGGCTATCTGAAGGCCGTCGACACCAAGACCGGCAAGGAGCTCTATAAGTACAAGACTCCGTCGGGAATCATCGGCAACGTCACCACCTATGAGTCCGGCGGCAAGCAGTATGTCGCGGTGCTCTCGGGCGTTGGCGGCTGGGCCGGCATCGGCTTGGCGGCTGGCCTCTCCAAGAGCAACGAGGGACTCGGCGCCGTGGGCAACTACGCGTCGCTGGCCAATTATACGGCTCTTGGCGGCGTCTTGACTGTCTTCGCTCTGCCAAACTAA
- a CDS encoding quinoprotein relay system zinc metallohydrolase 2, translating to MLRRMLALVAALAPLVAGNPARAFSLSEIAPGVYAHQGETSLMTRENAGDIANLGAIVGDEAVAVIDTGGSLIEGRAFLAALREKTQKPIRYVINTHAHPDHTFGNGAFVETGATFVGHKNLPRALAARGPHYLSAFRAQMGDALDGVTIVAPTVTVGETLTLDLGHREIVLQAWRTAHSECDLTLLDPKSGVLFSGDLLFLQHVPVVDGSLLGFLDVADRLAAIEATQVVAGHGPVPAPWPKALEDQRAYLMRLTADLRAAIKKGEGVAAAAKDAGSEEREKWRLFDDYNARNATAGFAELEWEGP from the coding sequence ATGTTGCGTCGCATGCTGGCGCTTGTCGCGGCGCTCGCGCCGCTTGTCGCCGGGAACCCCGCCCGCGCCTTTTCCTTAAGCGAAATCGCCCCCGGGGTTTACGCGCATCAGGGCGAAACTTCCCTCATGACCCGGGAAAATGCGGGCGACATCGCCAATCTCGGCGCCATCGTCGGGGACGAAGCAGTCGCGGTGATCGACACCGGCGGCAGCCTGATCGAAGGCCGCGCCTTCCTCGCGGCGCTGCGCGAAAAGACGCAAAAGCCCATTCGCTACGTCATCAACACCCACGCCCATCCCGACCATACGTTCGGCAATGGCGCCTTCGTCGAGACCGGCGCGACCTTCGTCGGACACAAAAATCTGCCGCGCGCGCTGGCGGCGCGTGGGCCGCATTATCTTTCTGCGTTCCGCGCGCAGATGGGCGACGCGCTCGACGGCGTCACGATCGTGGCGCCGACGGTGACCGTTGGCGAGACGCTGACGCTCGATCTCGGCCATCGCGAGATCGTGCTGCAGGCGTGGCGCACGGCGCACAGCGAATGCGATCTGACCCTTCTCGATCCAAAGAGCGGCGTGCTCTTTTCCGGCGATCTGCTCTTTCTCCAACATGTGCCGGTCGTCGACGGGAGCCTGCTGGGCTTTCTCGACGTCGCCGACAGGCTCGCGGCCATCGAGGCGACTCAGGTCGTCGCCGGCCACGGACCCGTCCCCGCGCCCTGGCCGAAGGCGCTGGAAGACCAGCGCGCCTATCTGATGCGGCTCACCGCCGATCTTCGCGCCGCGATCAAGAAGGGCGAGGGCGTCGCGGCGGCGGCCAAGGACGCCGGCTCAGAGGAGCGCGAGAAATGGCGGCTCTTCGACGATTACAACGCCCGCAACGCCACGGCGGGATTCGCCGAGCTGGAATGGGAAGGGCCGTGA
- a CDS encoding quinoprotein dehydrogenase-associated SoxYZ-like carrier: MPDMNTAARSAAGALFALLSTAALAQTAPDPWPELVVDIFHSRPIAAADGVVTLEAPARAEDAAIVPMTMRFSHPTQIKVATLVIDQNPMPMAAAFTLGDTSGVGFIETRVRVNSYSNVHAVAETSDGKLRADAKFVKASGGCSAPAVKDQDEAVANIGKMKYREFKSADPAKREAQIMIRHPNASGMQMDPVSRAYLPAHFIDSVEVFQGETPIFKMEGGISLSEDPTFRFTYAPNGAKTIRVEAHDNKGGVYKGEWPIGEAS, from the coding sequence ATGCCGGATATGAACACAGCAGCCCGTTCCGCCGCCGGCGCCCTCTTCGCGCTTCTTTCGACCGCGGCCCTCGCCCAAACCGCCCCCGACCCCTGGCCGGAACTCGTCGTCGACATTTTCCACAGCCGCCCGATCGCGGCCGCCGACGGCGTCGTAACGCTCGAGGCGCCAGCGCGGGCGGAAGACGCGGCGATCGTGCCGATGACCATGCGCTTTTCCCACCCGACGCAGATCAAAGTCGCGACGCTGGTCATCGACCAGAACCCGATGCCGATGGCGGCGGCCTTCACGCTCGGCGACACATCCGGCGTCGGCTTCATTGAAACCCGCGTGCGGGTCAATTCCTATTCCAACGTCCATGCGGTGGCGGAGACGAGCGACGGCAAACTGCGCGCCGACGCCAAATTCGTCAAAGCCTCGGGCGGCTGTTCGGCGCCCGCCGTCAAGGATCAGGACGAGGCGGTCGCCAATATCGGCAAGATGAAATATCGCGAGTTCAAGAGCGCCGATCCGGCGAAGCGCGAAGCGCAGATCATGATCCGCCACCCCAACGCCTCCGGCATGCAGATGGACCCGGTCTCGCGCGCCTATCTGCCGGCGCATTTCATCGACTCTGTCGAAGTCTTTCAGGGCGAGACGCCGATCTTCAAGATGGAAGGCGGCATCTCGCTCTCGGAAGACCCGACCTTCCGCTTCACCTATGCGCCGAACGGCGCGAAGACGATCCGCGTCGAAGCGCATGACAACAAGGGCGGCGTCTACAAGGGCGAATGGCCGATCGGCGAAGCGTCATAG
- a CDS encoding cytochrome c, with amino-acid sequence MPRFRKTIILMATAASLAPALGAAETLTYALPEETATLRAGPGQETAQNNCAACHSVDYIERQPPKMGRAFWEGVVKKMIASYHAQIDEPDAAAIVDYLATTY; translated from the coding sequence ATGCCGCGCTTTCGCAAAACGATCATCCTGATGGCGACGGCGGCGTCTCTCGCCCCAGCGCTCGGCGCCGCCGAGACGCTGACCTATGCGCTGCCGGAAGAGACGGCGACGTTGCGCGCCGGACCGGGACAGGAAACCGCGCAGAACAATTGCGCCGCCTGCCACTCGGTCGACTATATCGAGCGCCAGCCGCCGAAGATGGGCCGGGCGTTCTGGGAAGGCGTCGTCAAGAAGATGATCGCGTCCTACCATGCGCAGATCGACGAGCCCGACGCAGCCGCGATCGTCGATTATCTCGCCACGACCTATTGA
- a CDS encoding molybdopterin-dependent oxidoreductase, producing MMPRATSRRSFLRGASLGLAALSSFNGRGAFSAEGARLGFANGDRPLVRYPGKRALIEQTVRPPQLETPFSVYDEGVLTPNDAFFVRYHLAGVPLSIDPEAFRLEVRGHVETPLSLSLAALKRDFEPVEIVAVNQCSGNSRGFVEPRVGGGQFGHGAMGNARWRGVALKTLLEKAGPKPGAQSVAFNGLDAPVAPETPDFVKALDLGHAGDGEVMLAYAMNGEDLPWLNGFPLRLVVPGCYGTYWVKHLNDIEVLDSDFSGFWMSSAYRIPDNDCVCATPGAPKGATRPIKRLNVRSFITRPAEDAKVAAHVAFEVRGIAFDGGHGIEAVLLSADDGANWTAARLGEDLGRYSFREWRTELSLRPGVHHLKSRAVNRAGQSQPLAPLWNHAGYMRHVVETVRIEAV from the coding sequence ATGATGCCCCGAGCCACGAGCAGGCGATCGTTTCTGCGAGGCGCAAGCCTCGGCCTCGCAGCGCTCTCCTCGTTTAATGGACGGGGAGCGTTCTCGGCGGAAGGCGCGCGGCTGGGGTTCGCCAATGGCGACCGGCCCCTCGTGCGCTACCCCGGGAAGCGGGCGCTGATCGAGCAGACCGTCAGGCCGCCTCAACTCGAAACCCCTTTCTCCGTTTACGACGAAGGCGTGCTGACGCCCAACGACGCCTTTTTCGTCCGCTATCACCTCGCCGGCGTCCCGCTCAGCATTGATCCGGAAGCCTTTCGCCTCGAGGTGCGGGGCCATGTCGAGACGCCGCTGTCGCTCTCGCTCGCAGCGCTCAAGCGCGACTTCGAGCCCGTCGAGATCGTCGCCGTCAATCAATGTTCGGGCAACAGCCGCGGCTTCGTCGAGCCGCGCGTCGGCGGCGGACAATTTGGCCATGGCGCAATGGGCAACGCCCGCTGGCGCGGCGTCGCGCTCAAAACGCTGCTCGAAAAGGCCGGCCCGAAGCCGGGCGCTCAGTCCGTCGCCTTCAACGGACTCGACGCGCCAGTGGCGCCGGAGACGCCGGATTTCGTCAAGGCGCTCGACCTCGGCCATGCCGGCGACGGCGAAGTGATGCTCGCTTACGCCATGAATGGCGAAGACCTGCCCTGGCTCAACGGCTTCCCGTTGCGGCTGGTGGTTCCCGGCTGCTACGGGACCTATTGGGTGAAGCACCTCAACGACATCGAGGTGCTCGACAGCGATTTTAGCGGCTTCTGGATGTCGAGCGCCTATCGCATCCCCGACAATGACTGCGTCTGCGCCACGCCCGGCGCGCCAAAGGGGGCGACGCGGCCGATCAAGCGGCTCAATGTCCGTAGTTTTATAACGCGGCCGGCCGAAGACGCGAAGGTCGCGGCGCATGTCGCCTTCGAAGTCAGGGGCATCGCCTTCGACGGCGGCCATGGGATCGAAGCCGTGCTGCTCTCAGCCGACGACGGCGCGAACTGGACCGCGGCTCGGCTCGGGGAGGATCTTGGCCGCTATTCCTTCCGAGAATGGCGGACCGAATTGTCGCTGCGGCCCGGCGTCCATCATTTGAAATCCCGCGCCGTCAATCGCGCCGGCCAGTCGCAGCCCTTGGCGCCCTTATGGAACCACGCCGGTTATATGCGGCACGTGGTGGAGACGGTTCGGATAGAGGCGGTCTAA
- the cobT gene encoding cobaltochelatase subunit CobT yields MSAPTNRRPASPKEAPQEPFKRAVAGAMRAMARSPALEVNFAPERPSLIAGADGAKARLTEPPRKLNVKDAAILRGQADSLALRLACHDDALHRRYAPEPMAARAAFDALEQARCESIGAMRMPGVAANIGAMLDDRYQRSHADQIEGRDDAPLEDALALLARQRLTGLNPPQHAQKIVELWRDTLEERAGADLDRLSGAVEDQKLFAQIVRELLSHLDMASGEAPDETNADEESEDAPQNPDQSESDDRDDEESKSAAEMDTALAAEDAEQEGESDSAEAPYGETEREADAGDAEEAAEARHPATNAAERAGADYHAYTTRFDEIIRAEELCDVEELDRLRAYLDKQLLHLSSVVGRLANRLQRRLMAQQSRSWEFDLEEGMLDPARLPRIIIDPQQPLSFKREKDMDFRDTVVTLLLDNSGSMRGRPITVAATCADILARTLERCGVKVEILGFTTRAWKGGQSREAWIAEGKSANPGRLNDIRHIIYKAADAPWRRARRNLGLMMREGLLKENIDGEALDWAHRRLLARTEQRRILMMISDGAPVDDSTLSVNAGNYLERHLRQIIHEIESKSPVELIAIGIGHDVTRYYRRAVTIVDAEELGGAMTEKLAELFSESAAPAPPPTQRRRAPVAAARR; encoded by the coding sequence ATGTCAGCCCCGACAAACCGACGGCCCGCCTCGCCCAAGGAGGCGCCGCAGGAGCCGTTCAAGCGCGCCGTCGCCGGCGCCATGCGCGCCATGGCGCGCTCGCCAGCGCTCGAAGTGAATTTTGCCCCGGAGCGGCCTTCGCTCATCGCCGGCGCCGACGGGGCGAAGGCGCGGCTGACCGAGCCGCCGCGTAAGCTGAACGTAAAGGACGCCGCGATTCTGCGCGGCCAAGCTGATTCCCTGGCGCTGCGCCTCGCCTGTCACGACGACGCGCTGCATCGGCGCTATGCGCCGGAACCGATGGCCGCGCGCGCCGCCTTTGACGCGTTGGAGCAGGCGCGCTGCGAGTCGATCGGCGCAATGCGAATGCCCGGCGTCGCCGCGAATATCGGCGCAATGCTCGACGACCGCTATCAGCGCAGCCACGCCGATCAGATCGAAGGCCGCGACGATGCGCCGCTCGAAGACGCGCTGGCGCTGCTCGCGCGCCAACGCCTGACGGGACTCAATCCCCCGCAGCACGCGCAGAAAATCGTCGAGCTGTGGCGCGACACTCTCGAAGAGCGCGCCGGCGCAGATCTCGACCGACTGTCCGGGGCGGTGGAGGACCAGAAGCTTTTCGCCCAGATCGTGCGCGAGCTGCTTTCGCATCTCGATATGGCGAGCGGCGAAGCGCCGGACGAGACGAACGCCGACGAGGAAAGCGAGGACGCGCCGCAAAATCCCGACCAGAGCGAGAGCGACGATCGGGACGACGAAGAGTCGAAAAGCGCCGCCGAAATGGATACCGCGCTCGCGGCGGAAGACGCCGAGCAGGAAGGCGAAAGCGACTCCGCGGAAGCGCCCTATGGCGAGACCGAGCGAGAAGCCGACGCCGGAGACGCCGAAGAGGCTGCCGAAGCGCGTCACCCGGCGACGAACGCCGCCGAGCGCGCCGGCGCCGATTATCATGCCTACACCACCCGCTTCGACGAGATCATTCGCGCCGAGGAGCTCTGCGACGTCGAGGAGCTGGACCGGCTGCGGGCCTATCTCGACAAGCAGCTGCTGCATCTCTCCTCGGTGGTGGGACGGCTGGCCAATCGGCTGCAGCGCCGGCTGATGGCGCAGCAGAGCCGTTCCTGGGAGTTCGACCTCGAGGAAGGCATGCTCGATCCCGCGCGACTGCCGCGGATCATCATCGATCCCCAGCAGCCGCTCTCGTTCAAGCGCGAAAAGGACATGGACTTTCGCGACACGGTGGTGACGCTGCTTCTGGACAATTCCGGCTCGATGCGCGGGCGCCCGATCACGGTCGCGGCCACCTGCGCCGACATTCTGGCGCGCACGCTGGAGCGCTGCGGCGTCAAGGTCGAGATCCTCGGCTTCACCACCCGCGCCTGGAAGGGCGGCCAGTCTCGCGAGGCCTGGATCGCCGAAGGGAAGTCTGCCAATCCCGGACGCCTCAACGACATCCGCCACATCATCTATAAGGCCGCCGACGCGCCCTGGCGCCGCGCCAGACGCAACCTCGGCCTGATGATGCGGGAAGGGCTGTTGAAAGAGAATATCGACGGCGAAGCTCTCGATTGGGCACATCGTCGGCTGCTCGCGCGCACCGAGCAGCGGCGCATCCTGATGATGATCTCGGACGGCGCGCCGGTCGACGATTCAACGCTTTCGGTTAACGCGGGAAACTATCTCGAACGGCACCTGCGCCAAATCATCCACGAGATCGAGAGCAAGTCGCCGGTCGAACTCATCGCCATCGGCATCGGCCATGACGTCACCCGCTATTACCGGCGCGCGGTGACGATCGTCGACGCCGAGGAGTTGGGCGGCGCCATGACTGAAAAACTCGCCGAACTGTTCAGCGAAAGCGCCGCGCCCGCGCCCCCGCCGACCCAGCGCCGCCGGGCGCCGGTCGCTGCCGCGCGTCGGTGA
- a CDS encoding FmdB family zinc ribbon protein, with product MPLYAYVCDACAAEFELLVRGSDVPACPACGSEKLQQQVSRISKEIKYPAIAKSWRRRAAAEGDLSNFSKAERKL from the coding sequence ATGCCGCTTTACGCCTATGTCTGCGACGCCTGCGCGGCGGAATTCGAACTGCTGGTGCGCGGATCTGACGTGCCAGCCTGTCCCGCCTGTGGAAGCGAGAAATTGCAACAGCAGGTTTCCCGCATCTCCAAGGAAATCAAATATCCCGCGATCGCGAAATCCTGGCGCCGGCGCGCCGCGGCGGAGGGCGATCTGTCGAACTTCAGCAAGGCCGAACGCAAATTGTAA
- the cobS gene encoding cobaltochelatase subunit CobS — protein MKISVRQVFGIDSDMEVPAFSERNEHVPDLDPDYLFDRQTTLAILAGFARNRRVMVTGYHGTGKSTHIEQVAARLNWPFVRVNLDSHISRIDLVGKDAIVLKDGKQVTEFRDGILPWAVQHCVALCFDEYDAGRPDVMFVIQRVLEVSGRLTLLDQNRVIRPHPAFRLFATANTVGLGDTSGLYHGTQQINQAQMDRWSIVATLNYLPHDAETNIVLAKAKSYGATKEGRDIANKMVRVADLTRNAFMAGDLSTVMSPRTVITWAENAEIFGDIGFAFRMTFLNKCDELERPLVAEFYQRCFGKELPESAVNVVMT, from the coding sequence ATGAAGATCTCCGTGCGCCAGGTGTTCGGAATCGACTCCGATATGGAGGTTCCCGCCTTTTCCGAGCGCAACGAACATGTGCCGGACCTTGACCCGGACTACCTCTTCGATCGGCAGACGACGCTCGCCATTCTCGCCGGCTTCGCAAGGAATCGGCGGGTGATGGTGACCGGTTATCACGGCACCGGAAAGTCGACGCATATCGAGCAGGTGGCGGCGCGGCTCAATTGGCCTTTCGTGCGCGTCAATCTCGACAGCCACATCTCGCGCATCGATCTTGTCGGCAAGGACGCCATCGTCCTGAAGGACGGCAAGCAGGTCACCGAGTTTCGCGACGGCATCCTGCCTTGGGCGGTGCAGCACTGCGTGGCTTTGTGTTTCGACGAATATGACGCCGGGCGGCCCGACGTGATGTTCGTGATCCAGCGCGTGCTTGAAGTCTCCGGCCGCCTGACGCTGCTCGATCAGAACCGCGTCATCCGGCCGCATCCGGCGTTCCGTCTTTTCGCGACCGCCAATACCGTCGGGCTCGGCGACACGTCTGGCCTCTACCACGGCACGCAGCAGATCAACCAGGCGCAGATGGACCGCTGGTCGATCGTCGCGACGCTGAATTATCTGCCGCATGACGCCGAGACCAATATCGTGCTCGCCAAGGCGAAATCCTATGGCGCCACGAAGGAAGGCCGCGACATCGCCAATAAAATGGTGCGGGTCGCCGACCTCACCCGCAACGCCTTCATGGCCGGAGACCTTTCGACGGTGATGAGTCCGCGCACGGTGATCACCTGGGCGGAGAACGCCGAGATTTTCGGCGACATCGGCTTCGCCTTCCGGATGACCTTTTTGAACAAATGCGACGAACTCGAGCGTCCGCTCGTCGCCGAATTCTATCAGCGCTGCTTCGGCAAGGAGCTGCCGGAAAGCGCCGTGAATGTGGTGATGACATAA
- a CDS encoding J domain-containing protein, with the protein MDLNSPLFDRIRTKREPRETRRETVTRCDSPGCEAEGVHRAPMGRLREGQYLCFCLEHVREYNATYNYFNGMDDASVARYMKDATVGHRPTWSMGTKRGQTGFREDTMTAADPLGVYRQRFRRPHPAAARRAPQHSPVTIRAFVAMGLEETADAVTIRARYKELVKRHHPDANGGDRSREEKLREIIHAYKTLRAARLV; encoded by the coding sequence ATGGACCTGAATTCGCCCCTCTTCGACCGCATCCGAACCAAGCGCGAGCCGCGCGAAACTCGGCGCGAGACCGTGACGCGGTGCGATTCTCCCGGCTGTGAGGCGGAGGGCGTCCACCGCGCGCCGATGGGCCGGCTGCGTGAAGGGCAGTATCTCTGCTTCTGCCTCGAACATGTCCGGGAATACAACGCCACATACAATTATTTCAACGGCATGGATGACGCTTCAGTCGCCCGCTACATGAAGGATGCGACGGTCGGTCATCGGCCGACTTGGTCCATGGGGACGAAGCGCGGACAGACGGGCTTTCGCGAGGACACGATGACGGCGGCCGATCCGCTTGGCGTCTATCGCCAGCGCTTCCGCCGTCCGCACCCCGCCGCCGCCCGCCGCGCGCCGCAACATTCGCCCGTCACGATCAGGGCGTTCGTCGCCATGGGGCTTGAGGAGACGGCGGACGCCGTGACGATCCGCGCGCGCTACAAGGAGCTCGTCAAGCGCCATCATCCCGACGCGAATGGCGGCGACCGCTCCCGCGAGGAAAAATTGCGGGAAATCATCCATGCCTATAAGACGCTGAGGGCCGCTCGCCTGGTCTGA
- a CDS encoding BolA family protein has product MTDQGKGVVKTRIAQKLTQALAPAALNVIDESHSHAGHGHHHPDGETHFRVEVVSAAFEGKSLIERHRLVNALLSDELADRVHALAISAKTPHEAAPV; this is encoded by the coding sequence ATGACGGATCAGGGTAAAGGCGTCGTCAAGACGCGCATCGCACAGAAACTCACCCAAGCCCTTGCGCCAGCGGCGCTTAACGTGATCGACGAATCGCACAGCCACGCGGGGCATGGGCATCACCATCCTGACGGCGAAACCCACTTCAGAGTGGAGGTGGTGAGCGCGGCTTTCGAGGGCAAGAGCTTGATCGAGCGGCATCGTCTCGTCAATGCGCTTCTATCCGACGAGTTGGCCGACCGCGTTCACGCTCTGGCGATCAGCGCCAAAACGCCGCACGAAGCCGCGCCCGTTTAA